A portion of the Rhodopseudomonas sp. BAL398 genome contains these proteins:
- a CDS encoding DUF1476 domain-containing protein, with amino-acid sequence MTTFDKREEGFERKFALDEEQKFKAEVRRNKLLGLWVAEQIGLSDDAAAAYAKEVVAADFEEAGDADVIRKVTKDLSDKGVTLTEQQIRVKMDEFFARAVIEVKAGT; translated from the coding sequence ATGACGACATTCGACAAGCGTGAGGAAGGCTTCGAGAGGAAATTCGCGCTCGACGAAGAGCAGAAATTCAAGGCCGAAGTCCGCCGCAACAAGCTGCTCGGGCTGTGGGTGGCGGAGCAGATCGGGCTGTCGGACGACGCCGCCGCGGCCTATGCCAAGGAAGTGGTGGCCGCCGATTTCGAGGAAGCCGGCGACGCCGATGTGATCCGCAAGGTCACCAAGGACCTCTCCGACAAGGGCGTGACCCTGACCGAGCAGCAGATCCGGGTGAAAATGGACGAATTCTTCGCCCGCGCAGTGATCGAGGTGAAGGCAGGGACCTGA
- the greA gene encoding transcription elongation factor GreA — translation MSVAFTKEDSAETASETMLPERPISSHPNWVTAAGLKALEAQLAQAQAGCEAAAAIEDVNERRRAEASPSRDARYFAARLRSVELMPDPTSTDSVAFGSKVTFRRSDGRVQTYRIVGEDEADPKAGSISFVSPVARLLLRKAVGDVVGAGDQELEIMAIA, via the coding sequence TTGAGCGTCGCCTTCACCAAGGAAGACAGTGCCGAGACGGCGTCGGAGACGATGCTGCCGGAGCGGCCCATTTCGTCGCACCCCAATTGGGTCACCGCCGCCGGTTTGAAGGCGCTGGAGGCGCAATTGGCGCAGGCGCAGGCAGGTTGCGAGGCCGCCGCGGCGATCGAGGATGTCAATGAACGGCGCCGGGCGGAAGCCAGCCCCTCGCGCGATGCGCGCTATTTCGCCGCGCGGCTGCGCAGCGTCGAGCTGATGCCCGATCCCACCTCGACCGACAGCGTCGCGTTCGGCAGCAAGGTGACCTTCAGGCGCAGCGACGGCCGGGTGCAGACCTATCGGATCGTCGGCGAGGACGAGGCCGATCCCAAGGCCGGATCGATTTCCTTCGTCTCCCCGGTGGCCCGGCTGCTGCTGCGCAAAGCCGTGGGGGATGTGGTCGGCGCCGGTGATCAGGAACTCGAGATCATGGCGATCGCCTAG
- a CDS encoding type I restriction-modification system subunit M, with product MASQTRKDKFLAVLAELGGAAGNGRLREALQWQDTTYNSVKDELVAEDLVTLGRGRGGSVALAEAETMKVVKTEVAQPAPIAPPAKAPRPNGNGSLEADLFKTADKLRGNMEPSDYKHVALGLIFLKHISDAFEAKRAELLADYPDGAEDPDEYAAENVFWVPKEARWSHLQASAKQPSIGKLIDEAMIAIEKRNDSLKGVLPKDYARPALNAVMLGELIDLISGIALGQEKGQARDVLGRVYEYFLGQFAGSEGKRGGEFYTPRSVVRVMVEMLEPYKGRVYDPCCGSGGMFVQSEKFALEHEGRIGDIAVYGQESNYTTWRLCKMNLAVRGIDADIKWNSEGSFHKDELRDLKADYILANPPFNISDWGGDRLREDVRWSYGVPPAGNANFAWIQHIVHHLAPSGTAGVVLANGSMSSTQSGEDTIRRALIEGVDGKPGVVDCMIALPGQLFYSTQIPVCLWFLARDKSNGIARDAKLRDRRGEILFIDARKLGHMVDRTRKEFSDADIDKITRAYHAWRGESDAGAYEDVPGFCKAAKLEEIEGHGYVLTPGRYVGAADAEDEEAPFVERFSTLKATLSEQFITAENLTAKIFQALAKVTPNG from the coding sequence ATGGCCAGTCAGACGCGAAAAGATAAATTCCTGGCTGTCTTGGCCGAACTCGGCGGCGCCGCCGGCAACGGACGCTTGCGCGAGGCGCTGCAATGGCAGGATACCACCTACAACTCGGTGAAGGACGAGCTGGTCGCCGAAGACCTCGTGACGCTCGGCCGCGGGCGCGGCGGTTCGGTGGCCTTGGCTGAGGCCGAGACAATGAAAGTCGTAAAGACCGAAGTCGCGCAGCCGGCGCCGATCGCCCCTCCGGCCAAGGCACCCCGCCCCAATGGCAATGGCAGCCTGGAGGCCGACCTGTTCAAGACCGCCGACAAGCTGCGCGGCAACATGGAGCCGTCGGACTACAAGCACGTCGCGCTGGGCCTGATCTTCCTCAAGCACATCTCCGACGCTTTCGAGGCCAAGCGCGCCGAGCTGCTGGCCGACTATCCGGACGGCGCCGAGGACCCCGACGAATATGCGGCCGAAAACGTGTTCTGGGTACCGAAGGAGGCGCGCTGGTCGCATCTGCAGGCGAGCGCGAAGCAGCCGTCGATCGGCAAGCTGATCGACGAGGCGATGATCGCGATCGAGAAGCGCAACGACAGCCTGAAGGGCGTGCTGCCGAAGGACTACGCCCGGCCTGCGCTGAACGCGGTGATGCTCGGCGAATTGATCGACCTGATCTCCGGCATCGCACTCGGCCAGGAAAAAGGTCAGGCCCGCGACGTGCTCGGCCGCGTCTACGAATATTTCCTCGGCCAGTTCGCCGGCTCCGAAGGCAAGCGCGGCGGCGAGTTCTATACGCCGCGCTCGGTGGTCCGCGTCATGGTCGAGATGCTGGAGCCCTACAAGGGCCGGGTCTACGATCCCTGCTGCGGCTCGGGCGGCATGTTCGTGCAGTCGGAAAAATTTGCGCTGGAGCACGAAGGCCGGATCGGCGACATCGCAGTCTACGGCCAGGAGTCGAACTACACGACGTGGCGGCTCTGCAAGATGAACCTCGCGGTGCGCGGAATCGACGCCGACATCAAGTGGAACAGCGAGGGCAGTTTTCACAAGGACGAGTTGCGCGATCTCAAGGCCGACTACATTTTGGCCAATCCGCCGTTCAATATCTCCGATTGGGGCGGCGACCGGCTGCGCGAAGACGTGCGCTGGAGCTACGGCGTGCCGCCGGCCGGCAACGCCAACTTCGCCTGGATCCAGCACATCGTGCATCACCTCGCGCCGAGCGGCACCGCCGGCGTGGTGCTCGCCAACGGCTCGATGTCGTCGACCCAGAGCGGCGAGGACACCATTCGCCGGGCGCTGATCGAAGGCGTCGACGGCAAGCCCGGCGTGGTCGATTGCATGATCGCCCTGCCCGGCCAGCTGTTCTATTCGACGCAGATCCCGGTCTGCCTGTGGTTTCTCGCCCGCGACAAATCCAACGGCATCGCCCGCGACGCAAAACTGCGCGACCGGCGCGGCGAAATCCTGTTCATCGACGCCCGCAAGCTCGGACATATGGTGGACCGTACGCGGAAAGAGTTTTCGGACGCCGATATCGACAAGATCACGCGGGCTTATCATGCGTGGCGCGGCGAGAGCGACGCTGGCGCCTACGAGGACGTGCCGGGGTTCTGCAAAGCGGCGAAACTGGAGGAAATTGAGGGCCACGGTTACGTACTGACGCCGGGGCGTTATGTCGGCGCAGCCGATGCTGAAGACGAAGAAGCTCCATTCGTCGAGCGATTTTCCACGTTGAAAGCGACACTTAGTGAGCAGTTCATCACGGCAGAGAACTTGACGGCAAAGATTTTTCAAGCATTGGCGAAGGTAACCCCAAATGGTTGA
- a CDS encoding restriction endonuclease subunit S, whose amino-acid sequence MVEWSVRTLSELTENLDARRIPIKETDRRSGPYPYYGASGIVDYVDDYLFEGLHLLIAEDGENLRTRKLPIAFLADGRFWVNNHAHIVKGNDNADTRFLLYALLTADVTSYLSGSTMPKLTKGNLNRIPIFAPGKKHQQAIASVLGALDDKIELNRRMNETLEAMARAIFKDWFVDFGPTRAKMEGRAPYLAADIWSLFPDSIDDGGIPEGWTVGALSDVANLNPESWSRANYPATVDYVDLSNTKWGTIEAITPFASDAAPSRAQRILRPGDTIVGTVRPGNGSYAFVSAPGLTGSTGFAVLRPTKNIFREAVYLAATSKENIDRLSHLADGGAYPAVRPELVAATEIVGAPESLFAAFNAATSALLDRAEANKLESRTLAATRDLLLPKLMSGEIRIKDAEKIAGEAA is encoded by the coding sequence ATGGTTGAGTGGAGCGTTCGGACGCTCTCCGAACTGACCGAAAATCTTGACGCTCGACGAATCCCGATAAAGGAGACGGATCGCCGATCTGGACCCTACCCCTACTATGGCGCTTCCGGCATCGTTGACTATGTCGACGATTACTTATTTGAAGGACTACATCTTCTTATAGCCGAAGATGGCGAAAATCTTAGGACCCGCAAGCTACCAATCGCTTTTCTAGCCGACGGTAGATTCTGGGTGAACAATCATGCGCACATTGTTAAAGGCAACGATAACGCTGATACTCGGTTTCTATTGTACGCACTTCTGACAGCTGACGTGACGAGCTACTTGTCCGGCTCGACGATGCCAAAACTTACGAAAGGAAATCTCAATCGAATTCCAATCTTTGCGCCAGGCAAAAAGCATCAGCAGGCCATCGCCTCGGTCCTCGGCGCCCTCGACGACAAGATCGAATTGAACCGGCGGATGAACGAGACGCTGGAAGCGATGGCGCGGGCGATCTTCAAGGACTGGTTCGTCGATTTCGGCCCAACCCGCGCCAAGATGGAAGGCCGCGCGCCTTACCTTGCGGCGGATATCTGGTCGCTATTCCCTGACTCAATCGATGATGGCGGCATACCCGAGGGCTGGACTGTTGGCGCTCTGTCGGATGTGGCAAACTTGAACCCAGAAAGCTGGTCCCGGGCGAACTATCCGGCCACGGTCGACTATGTCGATCTCTCCAACACAAAATGGGGGACTATTGAAGCGATCACCCCATTCGCAAGTGACGCAGCACCAAGTCGTGCACAACGCATCTTGCGCCCCGGCGACACGATTGTTGGAACTGTCCGCCCCGGCAACGGATCATATGCTTTCGTTTCCGCACCGGGTTTAACGGGAAGCACGGGGTTTGCCGTGCTTCGGCCGACCAAGAATATCTTTCGGGAAGCTGTTTACCTCGCCGCCACCTCAAAGGAGAACATAGACCGACTCTCGCACTTGGCCGATGGCGGCGCCTATCCGGCAGTACGCCCGGAGCTCGTTGCAGCAACCGAAATTGTTGGCGCTCCCGAAAGCCTCTTCGCGGCCTTCAATGCTGCGACGAGCGCGCTTTTGGATCGCGCGGAAGCAAACAAGCTGGAAAGTCGCACCCTCGCCGCCACCCGCGACCTTCTCCTTCCCAAACTGATGTCCGGCGAAATCCGCATCAAGGACGCCGAGAAAATCGCCGGGGAAGCCGCATGA
- a CDS encoding virulence RhuM family protein, protein MSAEGGQGEGELILYRTEDGRDAIQLRLVDGTVWLTQAEIALLFDTTKQNVSLHFKSIFADAELAEGAVVKESLTTAADGKRYATKLYNLNAILAVGYRVRSARGVQFRRWATEVLNDYLVKGFVMNDDRLKDPAGTDYFDELLERIRDIRASEKRFYQKVRDLFAATSADYDPKAETAKTFFATIQNKLVFAITGMTAAELIVARADPSRPNMALTSWKGERVRKADVAISKNYLTAEEISDLNLLTTAFLDFAELRARNRQPTTMAEWMAQTDRFVAFNERALLQGSGRVSHARMEQIVAERFDAFDQRRRAAETDAAEAEAISDLAELEQQARQLSKPPAGKKPTKKSS, encoded by the coding sequence ATGAGTGCTGAGGGCGGCCAGGGGGAAGGCGAACTGATCCTCTACCGCACCGAGGACGGCCGGGACGCGATACAGTTGCGGCTGGTGGACGGGACCGTCTGGCTGACCCAGGCCGAAATTGCGCTGCTGTTCGACACCACCAAGCAGAACGTCAGCCTGCACTTCAAGAGCATCTTTGCCGACGCCGAACTGGCCGAGGGGGCAGTTGTCAAGGAATCCTTGACAACTGCGGCAGATGGCAAGCGCTATGCGACAAAGCTCTACAATCTCAATGCCATCCTGGCGGTCGGCTACCGCGTCCGCAGCGCCCGCGGGGTCCAGTTCCGGCGCTGGGCCACCGAGGTGTTGAACGACTATCTGGTCAAGGGCTTCGTCATGAATGACGACCGCCTGAAGGACCCGGCCGGCACCGACTATTTCGACGAGCTGCTCGAACGCATCCGCGACATCCGGGCATCCGAGAAACGGTTCTACCAAAAAGTCCGCGACCTGTTCGCCGCCACCAGCGCCGATTACGACCCCAAGGCGGAGACCGCCAAGACCTTCTTCGCCACGATCCAGAACAAGCTGGTGTTCGCCATCACCGGGATGACCGCCGCCGAACTGATCGTCGCCCGCGCCGACCCGTCGCGGCCGAACATGGCGCTGACCAGTTGGAAGGGCGAGCGCGTCCGCAAGGCCGACGTCGCGATTTCGAAGAATTATCTGACGGCGGAGGAGATCAGCGACCTCAACCTGCTGACCACCGCCTTCCTGGATTTCGCCGAGCTGCGCGCCCGCAACCGCCAGCCGACCACCATGGCCGAATGGATGGCGCAGACCGATCGCTTTGTCGCCTTCAACGAACGCGCCCTGCTGCAGGGCTCGGGGCGCGTCTCCCATGCCCGCATGGAGCAGATCGTGGCGGAGCGTTTCGACGCCTTCGACCAGCGCCGCCGCGCCGCCGAGACCGACGCCGCCGAGGCAGAGGCAATCAGCGACCTCGCCGAACTCGAGCAGCAGGCGCGGCAATTATCCAAACCGCCTGCCGGCAAAAAGCCGACGAAGAAGTCATCATGA
- a CDS encoding type I restriction endonuclease subunit R has translation MAYLSEADVEGMVLDHLGKLGYAVSSDAEIGPDGKAPEREAYADVVLVKRLAAAIERLNPAIPAEARGDALRKVLATEKPSLIEENRRLHKLLVEGIDVEFYGDDGTIRGDKVRLIEFDDPSANDWLATGQFSVIAGPINRRPDVVVFVNGLPLGVIELKAPGGAGATLAGAYNQLQTYKSQIPALFRTNAVLVTSDGIMARIGSLTADQERFMPWRTTDGEVIAAKGLPELSVLIDGIFERRRLLDLVRDFTVFGETDKAVAKIIAGYHQFHAVKRAVDSTIRALALNVGTQAASPGLQGFSEDPAAYGLPGVENYAKGDKRIGVIWHTQGSGKSLLMAFYAGQLVRHPQMENPTILVITDRNDLDNQLFGTFSMCRDLIRQTPIQAENRNDLQSALSRAAGGVIFTTIQKFAPASGETIYPMLSDRRNIVVIADEAHRSQYGFGAKIAQKTGVIAYGFAKYLRDALPNASFIGFTGTPIEHDDVNTPMVFGDYIDIYDISRAVEDGATVPIYYESRLARIELRPEEKPTIDAEIDELTEDEATTEQERIKRKWATVEALVGSKKRLEMVAADLVKHFEDRIAALDGKGMVVCMSRRICVALYDHIIALRPDWHSDDDASGAIKVVMTGSAADPESWQRHVGPKSRRDLLAKRAKDPNDPLKLVIVRDMWLTGFDAPSMHTMYVDKPMKGHGLMQAIARVNRVFRDKPAGLVVDYIGIAQNLKNALGDYSRADQRQAGIDEAEAIGVLLEKYEIVKAMYHGFDYARGLAGTPHQRLVVLAEAIEWILARQHEAAARETSEDGKRRENRRYQDAVRALSVAFSLAAASDEARAIRDEIGFFQTVRIALVKSAESSGQSNAQREFAIQQILDRAVVSTEIVDILAAAGISTPDISILSDEFLAEVQQLDKKNLALEALRKLLNDEIRSRSKTNVVETKRFSERLEAAIARYHSNAISTVEVLQELIALAKEVRAARQRGEEQGLSPEEIAFYDALAENVSAVEAMGNDSLKLIAHELLVSLKKSASVDWSHRESARARMRVLVKRILRKHGYPPDLQDEAVQTVLRQAEALSASWAA, from the coding sequence GTGGCGTACCTGTCCGAAGCCGATGTCGAGGGGATGGTTCTCGATCACCTCGGCAAGCTCGGCTATGCGGTGTCATCCGACGCCGAGATCGGCCCGGACGGCAAGGCCCCTGAGCGGGAAGCCTATGCGGATGTGGTGCTGGTCAAGCGGCTCGCGGCCGCGATCGAAAGACTCAATCCGGCCATCCCGGCGGAAGCACGCGGCGACGCGCTACGCAAAGTCCTCGCCACCGAAAAGCCGTCGCTGATCGAAGAAAACCGTCGCCTGCACAAGCTGCTGGTCGAGGGTATCGATGTCGAATTCTATGGAGACGACGGCACCATCCGCGGCGACAAGGTCCGCCTGATCGAATTCGACGATCCCTCGGCCAACGACTGGCTGGCGACCGGCCAGTTTTCGGTGATTGCCGGCCCGATCAACCGCCGGCCCGATGTCGTGGTGTTCGTCAACGGCCTGCCGCTCGGCGTGATCGAACTGAAAGCGCCCGGTGGCGCCGGCGCCACGCTGGCGGGCGCCTACAACCAGTTGCAGACCTACAAAAGCCAGATCCCAGCCCTGTTCCGCACCAATGCGGTGCTGGTCACCTCGGACGGCATCATGGCGCGGATCGGCTCGCTGACCGCCGACCAGGAACGCTTCATGCCCTGGCGCACCACCGACGGCGAGGTGATCGCCGCCAAGGGCCTGCCGGAACTGAGCGTACTGATCGACGGCATCTTCGAGCGCCGCCGCCTGCTCGACCTCGTGCGCGACTTCACCGTGTTCGGCGAGACCGACAAGGCCGTCGCCAAGATCATCGCCGGCTATCACCAGTTTCACGCGGTGAAGCGCGCGGTGGACTCGACGATCCGCGCTCTGGCGCTGAATGTCGGCACGCAAGCGGCGTCGCCGGGCCTTCAGGGCTTCAGCGAAGACCCCGCCGCCTACGGCCTGCCCGGGGTCGAAAACTACGCGAAAGGTGACAAGCGGATCGGCGTGATCTGGCACACCCAGGGCTCCGGCAAGAGCCTGCTGATGGCGTTCTATGCCGGCCAGCTGGTGCGCCATCCGCAGATGGAAAACCCGACCATTCTCGTCATCACCGACCGCAACGATCTCGACAACCAGCTGTTCGGCACCTTTTCGATGTGCCGCGACCTGATCCGGCAGACGCCGATCCAGGCAGAGAACCGCAACGATCTGCAGTCGGCGCTCAGCCGCGCCGCGGGCGGGGTGATCTTCACCACCATCCAGAAGTTCGCGCCGGCCAGCGGCGAGACGATCTACCCGATGCTGTCCGACCGGCGCAACATTGTGGTGATCGCCGACGAAGCCCATCGCAGCCAGTATGGCTTCGGCGCCAAGATTGCGCAGAAGACCGGTGTGATCGCCTACGGCTTCGCCAAATATCTGCGCGACGCGCTGCCGAACGCGTCTTTCATCGGCTTCACCGGAACGCCGATCGAGCACGACGACGTCAATACCCCGATGGTGTTCGGCGACTATATCGACATCTACGACATCAGCCGCGCGGTCGAAGACGGCGCCACGGTGCCGATCTACTACGAAAGCCGCCTCGCCCGCATCGAGCTTCGTCCCGAAGAGAAGCCAACGATCGACGCCGAGATCGATGAACTGACAGAAGACGAAGCGACCACCGAACAGGAGCGCATCAAGCGCAAATGGGCGACCGTCGAGGCCTTGGTCGGCTCGAAGAAGCGGCTCGAGATGGTTGCGGCCGATCTGGTCAAGCATTTCGAGGACCGGATCGCCGCCCTCGACGGCAAGGGCATGGTGGTGTGCATGAGCCGCCGCATCTGCGTGGCCCTCTACGACCACATCATCGCACTGCGCCCGGACTGGCACAGCGACGATGACGCGTCGGGCGCGATCAAGGTGGTGATGACCGGCTCGGCGGCCGATCCAGAGAGTTGGCAGCGCCATGTCGGCCCGAAATCGCGCCGCGACCTGCTGGCCAAGCGCGCCAAGGATCCGAACGACCCGCTCAAGCTGGTGATCGTGCGCGACATGTGGCTGACCGGCTTCGACGCGCCGTCGATGCACACGATGTATGTCGACAAGCCGATGAAGGGGCACGGGCTGATGCAGGCGATTGCCCGCGTCAACCGCGTTTTCCGCGACAAGCCGGCCGGGCTCGTCGTCGACTATATCGGCATCGCGCAGAACCTGAAGAATGCGCTCGGCGATTATTCCCGCGCGGACCAGCGCCAGGCCGGCATCGACGAGGCCGAGGCGATCGGCGTGCTGCTGGAGAAGTACGAAATCGTCAAGGCGATGTATCACGGATTCGACTATGCGCGGGGCCTAGCCGGTACGCCGCACCAGCGTCTGGTCGTTCTAGCCGAAGCCATCGAATGGATTCTCGCGCGCCAGCATGAGGCCGCGGCGCGGGAAACCAGCGAAGACGGCAAGCGCCGCGAGAACCGCCGCTATCAGGACGCCGTGCGCGCGCTGTCTGTTGCGTTTTCGCTGGCGGCGGCCAGCGACGAGGCTCGTGCGATCCGCGATGAAATCGGGTTCTTCCAGACCGTGCGAATTGCGCTGGTGAAATCAGCCGAAAGCTCAGGTCAGAGCAACGCCCAGCGCGAATTTGCTATCCAGCAGATCCTTGATCGCGCGGTGGTCTCGACCGAAATCGTCGACATTCTCGCCGCCGCGGGAATCTCCACGCCGGATATCTCGATCCTGTCGGATGAATTTTTGGCGGAAGTGCAGCAGCTCGACAAGAAGAACCTGGCGCTGGAGGCGCTGCGTAAACTGCTGAACGATGAAATCCGCTCGCGCAGCAAGACCAATGTAGTCGAGACCAAACGGTTTTCAGAGCGGCTGGAAGCCGCGATCGCCCGCTATCACAGCAACGCCATCTCGACCGTCGAAGTGTTGCAGGAACTGATCGCGCTGGCCAAGGAGGTGCGCGCCGCCCGCCAGCGCGGCGAAGAACAAGGGTTGTCGCCGGAGGAAATTGCCTTCTATGACGCGCTCGCCGAAAACGTCAGCGCCGTCGAGGCGATGGGCAACGATTCGCTCAAGCTGATCGCGCACGAATTGCTCGTCTCCCTCAAGAAGAGCGCTTCAGTGGACTGGTCCCACCGCGAAAGCGCGCGGGCGCGGATGCGCGTGCTGGTGAAACGAATCTTACGCAAACACGGCTATCCGCCCGACTTGCAGGACGAAGCGGTGCAAACAGTGCTGCGGCAGGCGGAGGCACTGTCGGCGAGTTGGGCGGCGTGA
- a CDS encoding oxaloacetate decarboxylase — MTQSTAAKRAAFRQLHDDGCFVIPNPWDVGSARYLQHAGFKALASTSSGYAWSTGRADNHVGCADVIDHLTTLCAATDLPVNADFEAGFADDAEGVAANVTRAIATGLAGLSIENSTGRPDQPLYDDRLAVERIAAARAAIDATDPAVMLVARCEGFLTGERDLNKTIARLVAFADAGADCLYAPGLSAADDIAAVVKAVHPKPVNVLIVQPSMTVAALAALGVRRISVGGALARTAWAGFMRAGQEIAEQGTFTAFAGAAKGAELNGLFAGE, encoded by the coding sequence ATGACGCAATCGACTGCCGCCAAGCGCGCGGCGTTTCGCCAGCTGCATGACGATGGCTGTTTCGTCATTCCCAATCCGTGGGATGTGGGCTCGGCGCGCTATCTGCAGCACGCCGGCTTCAAGGCGCTGGCCTCGACCAGTTCGGGCTATGCCTGGTCGACCGGCCGCGCCGATAACCATGTCGGCTGCGCCGACGTCATCGACCATCTGACCACGCTATGCGCGGCGACCGATCTGCCGGTCAATGCCGATTTCGAGGCCGGCTTCGCCGACGATGCCGAGGGCGTCGCCGCCAATGTGACGCGCGCGATCGCCACCGGCCTGGCCGGCCTGTCGATCGAGAATTCAACCGGCCGGCCCGACCAGCCGCTGTATGACGACCGCCTCGCTGTCGAACGCATCGCCGCCGCCCGCGCGGCGATCGACGCAACTGACCCCGCCGTGATGCTGGTGGCGCGCTGCGAGGGGTTTCTGACCGGCGAGCGCGATCTCAACAAGACCATCGCGCGGCTGGTCGCCTTCGCGGACGCCGGCGCCGATTGCCTCTACGCGCCGGGCCTCAGCGCGGCGGACGACATCGCCGCCGTCGTCAAGGCGGTGCATCCGAAGCCGGTCAACGTGCTGATCGTGCAGCCTTCGATGACAGTCGCCGCCTTGGCCGCCCTCGGCGTCCGCCGCATCAGCGTCGGCGGCGCGCTGGCCCGCACCGCCTGGGCCGGCTTCATGCGCGCCGGGCAGGAGATCGCGGAGCAGGGCACGTTCACGGCATTCGCCGGGGCGGCGAAGGGCGCGGAGCTGAACGGGTTGTTTGCGGGGGAGTAG
- a CDS encoding LysR substrate-binding domain-containing protein, with translation MTRAAELLGRVPSNVTTRIQQLEAEIGVALFQRDHKRMALTAEGRTYLDYADRILNLADEALQTVHPGAPLGVLRIGSMESAAAARLPQPLARFNATWPEVTIELSTGPTRQLIDALLAQHIDCAVIAIPPGDWGLEQDALDTVALFSEELLLVLPPGHPAVARADDIKPRCLAAFAPGCTYRILAEDWMTESGSRPAQIRFQEVRSYHAMVACTAAGSCFAILPRSVLDLVPDAERFTIKPLMKVETVLASRPGFKTPAFMALRGMLGAVSEIESPHASN, from the coding sequence GTGACCCGCGCGGCCGAGTTGCTCGGCCGGGTGCCCTCCAACGTCACCACGCGGATCCAGCAGCTCGAGGCGGAAATCGGCGTGGCCTTGTTCCAGAGGGACCACAAGCGTATGGCGCTGACCGCCGAGGGGCGCACCTATCTCGATTATGCAGACCGCATCCTCAACCTGGCCGACGAGGCGCTGCAGACCGTGCATCCCGGGGCCCCGCTTGGCGTTTTGCGAATTGGCTCGATGGAATCAGCCGCCGCTGCGCGATTGCCGCAGCCTTTGGCGCGGTTCAATGCGACATGGCCCGAGGTGACGATCGAGCTGTCGACGGGCCCGACCCGGCAACTGATCGACGCCTTGCTGGCGCAGCATATCGACTGCGCCGTCATTGCGATTCCCCCCGGCGATTGGGGGCTCGAGCAAGATGCCCTCGATACTGTCGCTTTGTTCAGCGAAGAACTGCTGCTGGTGCTGCCGCCCGGCCACCCCGCGGTCGCGCGCGCCGACGACATCAAGCCGCGCTGTCTTGCGGCCTTCGCGCCAGGCTGCACCTACCGGATACTCGCCGAAGACTGGATGACGGAGTCCGGCTCCAGACCCGCACAGATCCGGTTTCAGGAGGTCAGGTCGTATCACGCCATGGTGGCCTGCACCGCGGCGGGCTCCTGCTTTGCGATCCTGCCGCGAAGCGTGCTCGATCTCGTTCCGGATGCCGAGCGCTTCACCATCAAGCCGCTGATGAAGGTCGAGACGGTGCTGGCCAGCCGGCCCGGATTCAAGACACCGGCATTCATGGCGTTGCGCGGCATGCTGGGCGCGGTCTCGGAGATTGAAAGCCCCCATGCGTCGAACTAA